One genomic segment of Pseudomonas fortuita includes these proteins:
- a CDS encoding TonB-dependent receptor plug domain-containing protein, whose product MLHALKLPSPRLQPALLTMALGTTGLATPAAFAETTAQANDPAQLGTVIVTGNRGSEKRTVTTSPVPIDVISAKQLQQTGKPGLMEALSASVPSFTLPEKTGWDASGMARAPSLRGLNAAQVLVLVNGKRRHTSATLNISGIHAGAAPTDLDLIPISLIDHVEVLRDGAAAQYGSDAIAGVINVILKADASGTSVTNAGQGYDGKKQTVQQGLNKGFEIGDSGIVQLALDARSQNDDNKASANGYSYAEAFDKAGKSTYGGYGTPKINLLTLGYNAELPLSDDLALYSFTTYSHRKAEQGQNFRLPTITNTITTGPNGYPSGYTPTWYIEEEDVQGAFGAKGNVGEWAWDLSSTYGRNEALQGTTHNQNASLGEATPNHFESGTWVATQLTSNLDLQRSFDIGLGKPLDLSWGLEHRRDTYQVRDGDWASWANGGYCRAPGDCAASGAQVTNGISPEEATSTSRNSVASYIDVGFNPLPQWYLGSALRYEHYNRGVGATRSGKLTTRYDFTSALAVRATVSNGFRAPSLANSLFSARSTTYGVVNGVYQSINYGVLPVDSAAAKALGATALKPERSTNYSLGLTYQPAPQLSFTADAYVINVRDRITLTGTLLGDEVTQTLLDNGIDSTSGGRYFTNGANTRTKGLDLVGNFDQNLGNWGQLKWTAAFNWNQTQILSYKENVNIQGTDYSLMDRQARNFLTEVQPHTKLILGANWQRDRWTSNLTLTRYGSWREVNSATDRSLDREYKARWITDIDVGYQLSKDLNLAVGAQNLFDVYPERQNPSSKTMTKGYGAYSPYGFTGGYYFTRLTYNF is encoded by the coding sequence ATGCTTCACGCCCTGAAACTGCCCAGCCCGCGCCTGCAACCCGCACTGCTGACCATGGCCCTTGGCACCACCGGCCTGGCCACGCCTGCTGCATTTGCCGAAACCACTGCCCAGGCCAACGACCCGGCACAGCTGGGCACCGTGATCGTCACAGGTAACCGCGGCTCGGAAAAACGCACGGTCACCACAAGCCCGGTGCCGATCGATGTGATCAGCGCCAAGCAGCTGCAGCAAACCGGTAAACCCGGCCTGATGGAAGCCCTCAGTGCCAGCGTGCCGTCTTTCACCCTGCCGGAGAAAACCGGCTGGGACGCCAGCGGCATGGCCCGTGCGCCCAGCTTGCGCGGGTTAAATGCGGCCCAGGTGCTGGTGCTGGTGAACGGCAAACGCCGCCATACCAGCGCCACCCTGAACATCAGCGGCATCCATGCGGGCGCTGCGCCCACCGACCTTGACCTGATCCCCATCAGCCTCATCGACCACGTCGAGGTGCTGCGCGATGGCGCGGCTGCCCAGTACGGCTCCGACGCCATCGCCGGGGTGATCAACGTGATCCTCAAGGCCGACGCTTCCGGCACCTCGGTGACCAACGCAGGCCAGGGTTACGACGGCAAAAAGCAGACCGTGCAGCAAGGCTTGAACAAGGGCTTCGAGATCGGCGACAGCGGCATCGTGCAGCTGGCCCTGGATGCGCGCAGCCAGAACGACGACAACAAGGCCAGTGCTAACGGCTACAGCTATGCCGAAGCCTTCGACAAGGCTGGCAAGTCAACCTACGGCGGCTACGGCACACCGAAGATCAACCTGCTGACCCTGGGCTACAACGCCGAGCTGCCGCTAAGCGACGACCTGGCCCTGTATTCGTTCACCACCTATTCACACCGCAAGGCCGAGCAGGGGCAGAACTTCCGCCTGCCGACCATCACCAACACCATCACCACCGGGCCTAACGGTTACCCCAGCGGTTACACACCCACCTGGTACATCGAGGAAGAGGATGTGCAGGGCGCCTTCGGCGCCAAGGGCAATGTCGGGGAATGGGCCTGGGACCTGTCCAGCACCTACGGGCGCAACGAGGCGCTGCAAGGCACCACGCACAACCAGAACGCCTCGCTGGGCGAGGCCACGCCCAACCATTTCGAATCGGGCACCTGGGTCGCCACACAGCTGACCAGCAACCTGGACCTGCAGCGCAGCTTCGACATTGGCCTGGGCAAGCCGCTTGACCTGTCCTGGGGCCTGGAGCACCGCCGTGACACCTACCAGGTGCGCGATGGCGACTGGGCCTCGTGGGCCAACGGCGGCTACTGCCGTGCGCCCGGGGACTGCGCCGCCTCCGGTGCACAGGTCACCAACGGTATCTCACCGGAAGAAGCCACCAGCACCAGCCGCAACAGCGTGGCCAGCTACATCGACGTCGGCTTCAACCCGCTGCCGCAGTGGTACCTGGGCAGCGCGCTGCGCTACGAACACTACAACCGCGGGGTGGGCGCCACCCGCAGCGGCAAACTGACCACCCGCTATGACTTCACCTCCGCGCTGGCCGTGCGCGCCACGGTCAGCAACGGCTTTCGCGCACCGTCGCTGGCCAACAGCCTGTTCAGCGCCCGCTCGACCACCTACGGTGTGGTCAATGGCGTGTACCAATCGATCAACTACGGCGTACTGCCTGTGGACTCGGCGGCAGCCAAGGCATTGGGCGCCACCGCACTCAAGCCCGAGCGCTCGACCAACTACAGCCTGGGCCTGACCTACCAGCCTGCACCGCAGCTGTCGTTCACCGCAGATGCTTACGTGATCAACGTGCGCGACCGCATCACCCTCACCGGTACCCTGCTGGGCGACGAAGTGACCCAGACGCTGCTGGACAACGGTATCGATTCCACCTCTGGCGGGCGCTATTTCACCAACGGCGCCAATACCCGCACCAAGGGCCTGGACCTGGTGGGCAATTTCGACCAGAACCTGGGCAACTGGGGGCAACTGAAATGGACCGCCGCCTTCAACTGGAACCAGACGCAGATCCTGAGCTACAAGGAGAACGTCAATATCCAGGGCACGGACTACAGCCTGATGGACCGCCAGGCGCGCAACTTCCTGACCGAGGTGCAGCCGCACACCAAGTTGATTCTGGGCGCCAATTGGCAGCGCGACCGCTGGACCAGCAACCTGACCCTGACCCGCTATGGTTCATGGCGTGAAGTGAACTCGGCGACTGACCGCAGCCTCGACCGTGAATACAAGGCGCGCTGGATCACCGATATCGACGTGGGGTACCAGCTGAGCAAAGACCTCAACCTGGCGGTGGGAGCACAGAACCTGTTTGATGTTTACCCCGAGCGGCAGAACCCCAGCAGCAAGACCATGACCAAGGGGTATGGGGCCTATTCGCCTTATGGCTTTACCGGGGGTTACTACTTCACCCGGCTGACTTACAACTTCTGA
- a CDS encoding SDR family NAD(P)-dependent oxidoreductase → MSLIPGLSDNARVLICGASRGIGLALCKAMLARDDVSRVCAVSRHARTAEGLLALAQAHGERLVLLNCDARDELALAALASEVGHACPHLHLVISTLGILHQEGSKAEKSLAQLDLSSLQASFATNAFAPILLLKHLLPLLRNQPATFAALSARVGSIGDNRLGGWYSYRASKAALNQLLHTASIELKRLNPNATVLALHPGTTDTGLSRPFQGNVPEGKLFEPAFAAQCVMEQVGRLGPSESGSFWGWDGERIAW, encoded by the coding sequence ATGAGCCTGATCCCCGGATTATCTGACAATGCTCGCGTGCTGATATGCGGTGCAAGCCGAGGTATCGGCCTGGCATTGTGTAAGGCGATGCTGGCCCGCGATGATGTAAGCCGCGTCTGCGCTGTGTCGCGGCACGCCCGCACCGCTGAGGGACTGCTTGCACTTGCCCAGGCACATGGCGAACGCTTGGTACTGCTCAATTGCGATGCTCGCGACGAGCTGGCGCTGGCTGCGCTTGCATCCGAGGTGGGCCATGCCTGCCCACACCTTCACCTGGTTATCAGCACACTCGGTATCCTCCACCAGGAGGGCAGCAAAGCCGAGAAATCGCTGGCCCAACTGGACCTCTCCAGCCTGCAGGCCAGCTTCGCCACCAACGCATTCGCACCGATCCTGCTGCTCAAGCATCTGTTGCCGCTGCTGCGCAACCAGCCCGCCACCTTTGCGGCGCTGTCGGCCAGGGTAGGCTCGATCGGTGACAACCGACTGGGCGGCTGGTACAGCTATCGCGCAAGCAAAGCGGCGCTGAACCAGCTGCTGCACACGGCAAGCATCGAACTGAAACGCCTGAACCCGAACGCCACGGTGCTGGCGCTGCATCCGGGCACTACCGATACCGGGCTGTCGCGGCCGTTTCAAGGGAATGTGCCGGAGGGGAAGCTGTTTGAACCGGCGTTTGCGGCACAGTGCGTGATGGAGCAGGTGGGGCGGCTTGGGCCATCGGAGAGTGGCAGTTTTTGGGGGTGGGATGGCGAGCGGATAGCGTGGTGA
- a CDS encoding bifunctional O-acetylhomoserine aminocarboxypropyltransferase/cysteine synthase produces MKLETLALHAGFSPDPTTKAVAVPIYQTTSFAFDDTQHGADLFDLKVAGNIYSRIMNPTNDVLEQRMAALEGGVGALAVASGMAAITYAIQTVAEAGDNIVSVAKLYGGTYNLLAHTLPRMGIQTRFAAHDDVAALEALIDARTKAVFCESIGNPAGNIVDIAALAEAAHRHGVPLIVDNTVATPVLCRPFEHGADIVVHSLTKYIGGHGTSIGGIVIDAGTFPWADNKERFALLNTPDPSYHGVTYTEAFGPAAFIGRCRVVPLRNTGAALSPFNAFLILQGLETLALRMERHTENALKVAHYLQAHEQVAWVKYAGLPDHPEHELAQRYTGGKPASILSFGIKGGQVAGARFIDALQLVVRLVNIGDAKSLACHPASTTHRQLNDEELEKAGVPRDMVRLSIGIEHSDDIIADLAQALEASRG; encoded by the coding sequence ATGAAGCTGGAAACACTCGCCCTCCACGCGGGCTTCAGCCCCGACCCGACCACCAAGGCCGTGGCCGTACCGATCTACCAGACCACCTCCTTCGCCTTCGACGACACCCAGCACGGCGCGGACCTGTTCGACCTGAAAGTGGCAGGCAACATCTACTCGCGCATCATGAACCCTACCAACGATGTGCTCGAGCAGCGCATGGCCGCCCTCGAAGGCGGGGTGGGCGCGCTGGCGGTGGCCTCGGGCATGGCGGCCATCACCTACGCCATCCAGACCGTCGCCGAAGCCGGCGACAACATTGTCTCCGTGGCCAAGCTGTACGGCGGCACCTATAACCTGCTGGCCCACACCCTGCCGCGCATGGGCATCCAGACCCGCTTCGCCGCTCATGACGACGTCGCCGCCCTCGAAGCGTTGATCGACGCGCGCACCAAGGCGGTGTTCTGCGAGTCTATCGGCAACCCCGCCGGCAATATCGTCGACATCGCCGCACTGGCCGAGGCCGCCCACCGCCACGGTGTACCACTGATCGTCGACAACACCGTGGCCACCCCGGTGCTGTGCCGACCGTTCGAGCATGGCGCGGACATCGTCGTGCACTCGCTGACCAAGTACATCGGCGGCCACGGTACCAGCATCGGCGGTATCGTCATCGACGCCGGCACGTTCCCCTGGGCCGACAACAAGGAGCGTTTCGCCCTGCTCAACACCCCCGACCCGTCCTACCACGGTGTTACCTACACCGAAGCTTTCGGCCCCGCCGCCTTCATTGGCCGATGCCGTGTGGTGCCGCTGCGCAACACGGGCGCCGCGCTGTCACCGTTCAACGCCTTCCTGATCCTGCAAGGCCTGGAAACTCTGGCCCTGCGCATGGAGCGCCACACTGAAAACGCGCTGAAAGTTGCCCATTACCTGCAAGCCCACGAACAGGTGGCCTGGGTGAAGTACGCCGGGCTGCCCGACCATCCCGAGCATGAACTGGCACAGCGCTACACGGGCGGCAAGCCAGCGTCGATCCTGTCGTTTGGCATCAAGGGCGGCCAGGTTGCCGGGGCGCGCTTCATCGATGCGCTGCAGTTGGTAGTGCGCCTGGTGAACATCGGCGACGCCAAGTCACTGGCTTGCCACCCCGCCTCCACCACTCACCGCCAGCTCAACGACGAGGAGCTGGAAAAAGCCGGCGTGCCGCGCGACATGGTGCGCCTGTCGATTGGCATAGAGCACAGCGACGACATCATCGCCGACCTGGCCCAGGCCCTGGAGGCCAGCCGCGGGTGA
- a CDS encoding aldo/keto reductase, producing MKYRALGNTGLLVSELVVGTVPFGGRGAFEKTGSVDVDQARRMFDMAFDAGVNLVDTADLYSHGLAEEIVGTALGQRRHSIILATKARSPMGDNPNDSGASRYHLIRACEASLKRLGTDHIDLYQIHNWDGVTPVEETLAALDHLVQSGKIRYFGTSNYTAWQMMKTLGCARLNGWQQPVSQQIYYTPEAREAEYELLPMAIDQGFATLVWGPLGEGLLTGKVRRGQPTPEGTRQGNDWPEPYVHDRERAYDIIEALIEIAQRHACSPARVCLAWLKDRPGITSVITAGRTFEQLHDNLQAVELVLTADDLEQLEQVTRIAPQYPYWHRIAAGMDRIDPAEAPFIELHRKTMKLQQP from the coding sequence ATGAAGTATCGTGCACTCGGTAACACCGGCCTGTTGGTCTCAGAATTGGTGGTTGGCACTGTCCCCTTCGGCGGGCGTGGCGCGTTCGAAAAAACGGGTAGCGTGGATGTCGACCAGGCGCGGCGTATGTTCGACATGGCCTTCGATGCCGGGGTTAACCTGGTGGATACCGCCGACCTGTACTCCCACGGCCTGGCAGAAGAAATCGTTGGCACTGCGCTGGGGCAGCGACGCCATTCCATCATCCTCGCCACCAAGGCCCGCAGCCCGATGGGCGACAACCCCAACGACAGCGGGGCGTCGCGTTATCACCTGATTCGCGCCTGCGAGGCCAGCCTCAAGCGGCTTGGTACCGACCATATCGACCTGTACCAGATCCACAACTGGGACGGTGTCACGCCGGTCGAGGAAACCTTGGCGGCCTTGGACCACCTGGTGCAAAGCGGCAAGATCCGTTACTTCGGCACCTCCAACTACACCGCCTGGCAAATGATGAAAACCCTCGGCTGCGCCCGCCTCAACGGCTGGCAGCAGCCGGTGTCCCAGCAGATCTATTACACCCCTGAGGCCCGCGAGGCAGAGTACGAGTTGCTGCCGATGGCCATCGACCAGGGTTTCGCGACGCTGGTGTGGGGGCCGCTGGGGGAGGGTTTGCTGACCGGCAAGGTGCGGCGCGGGCAGCCGACCCCAGAGGGTACCCGCCAGGGTAATGATTGGCCGGAGCCTTACGTGCACGACCGCGAGCGGGCCTACGACATCATCGAGGCACTGATTGAAATCGCCCAGCGCCACGCGTGCTCACCGGCACGGGTGTGCTTGGCCTGGCTCAAAGACCGGCCTGGGATAACCAGCGTCATCACCGCAGGGCGTACCTTCGAGCAGTTGCACGACAACCTGCAGGCGGTGGAGCTGGTGCTCACGGCAGACGACCTGGAGCAGCTCGAGCAAGTAACGCGCATTGCACCGCAGTATCCGTACTGGCACCGCATTGCGGCAGGCATGGACCGCATCGATCCGGCGGAGGCGCCGTTCATCGAACTGCACCGCAAGACGATGAAGCTGCAGCAGCCATGA
- a CDS encoding T6SS effector BTH_I2691 family protein, whose product MTISQRIAIAAAEAGLPHDQCMSCERQGLPILPLRRALVPDTRQECITTVAGSQHISGKMGLRTLRMGYLYVLLDQQVWHAYEVSEQGHLRRFNPYEPSEGLPASLPEKCVNENHDIPSAFLNIDTDRYGTAWLAFSSDAWPVSVLNAYKKGQAPVHRFEGIDLTQARNNPELLGIAMTPDNLQVDKDVFEYAQHGCSPFDSAHGFHTRKLRRFALKGYLVNAMNRHTLENGVLAVVLDDTVGLIQEFNHQRLTWVVKRQVWREDPMRAYQLQTSQILQVIRATQREWAAQKVPSLEPMAGRGPFVPVDPTVERLRMVEQAMKDSDDKLEQRYHEPQRAAFQAGYDQQEAEFQRFIDKDARAYAALFDTPMFKVAEQYDYDGDHRESGVAYAKTMALCLGGGITEAVASDVSPAAGTSETLWQKWLQDPDSPPYRALLMRDRALLAGLLPSFSDVTNWNDSDKLYGMLSKIIASDDAGLRMRNTLKQAIAETQGALNAASQRLSPNLPPGIQTAVRHLNSATQFLYNGVHLIELEVKMKLGEYYALQSAHLRELQHKANASIAEARDRMHRNIADIDIHSTKAWNKVRPIIQHGLMSLAVLDPRFTNTMIRVSVWVEGTAADVHGRLFEEANMKVTQASSLAQRTLVEVSVAAGTLESNARKVLQGMRITSQQAAQLVRTAFRGLRGVAGSWEVLLAIGGLYLQSDSLARNQEKAEVEIGSKAHEAKLALQGSLLGILGGQIELIGLITRSGAGNIHRPWAKGAAVTGQAIIKIGAVLSTVAGVFDTAQAILARQRTLATGDSTAARQYRIAVSAYGLGTVAFAFAVFRPLVFGPLGLAVTLTLVAYEFSKRAENNESTALERWARRCYFGLANETPSIHWNAPEFSDIAFAELNAATLGVQARLNFESSMATDPTLPRIGGLVSLNTVQQLKFLVALPKFNKAKSAYRWKLIAHRVGDGAFPDYVGGESIASGDYFSHPIRPLSPSSSFSKFTPPRHPDYVSDFSTDEYQRPYPGEDGGVFQLEISGVVPLAPTIGSHSLSAATLLVMYWPDRNLPDAYIEVCSRGMNE is encoded by the coding sequence TTGACAATCAGCCAACGTATCGCCATTGCGGCAGCCGAAGCCGGGCTGCCGCATGACCAGTGCATGTCTTGCGAACGCCAGGGCCTGCCGATCCTGCCGCTGCGCCGCGCCCTGGTACCGGATACCCGACAGGAGTGCATCACGACTGTGGCAGGTAGCCAACATATCTCGGGGAAGATGGGCCTGCGTACTTTGCGCATGGGTTACCTGTATGTACTGCTCGACCAGCAGGTCTGGCATGCCTACGAAGTCAGCGAACAGGGCCATCTGCGCCGCTTCAACCCCTACGAACCGTCAGAGGGCCTGCCCGCATCGCTGCCCGAAAAGTGCGTGAATGAAAACCACGATATCCCTTCTGCTTTCCTGAATATTGATACCGACCGGTATGGCACAGCCTGGCTGGCCTTCTCCAGCGATGCCTGGCCGGTCAGCGTGCTGAATGCCTACAAGAAGGGCCAGGCACCTGTACATCGCTTCGAGGGGATTGACCTGACCCAGGCGCGTAACAACCCAGAATTACTGGGCATTGCAATGACGCCGGATAACCTGCAGGTCGACAAGGATGTGTTCGAGTACGCCCAGCATGGGTGCTCGCCGTTTGACAGTGCGCATGGCTTTCACACTCGCAAGCTGCGCAGGTTTGCCTTGAAGGGATACCTGGTCAACGCGATGAACCGGCACACGCTGGAGAACGGCGTGCTGGCAGTGGTGCTCGACGATACCGTTGGCCTGATTCAGGAATTCAACCATCAGCGGTTGACCTGGGTGGTGAAGCGCCAGGTCTGGCGTGAGGACCCCATGCGTGCCTACCAGCTGCAGACCTCGCAGATCCTGCAAGTCATTCGTGCCACGCAGCGAGAGTGGGCGGCGCAGAAGGTGCCTTCGCTGGAGCCGATGGCGGGTAGAGGGCCGTTTGTACCGGTTGATCCGACGGTAGAGCGGCTGCGCATGGTCGAGCAAGCGATGAAGGACAGCGACGATAAACTCGAACAGCGCTACCACGAACCGCAACGGGCGGCGTTCCAGGCCGGGTATGACCAGCAGGAAGCCGAGTTCCAGCGCTTCATCGACAAGGACGCCCGTGCTTACGCCGCGCTGTTCGACACGCCCATGTTCAAGGTGGCCGAGCAGTACGATTACGACGGTGATCATCGTGAGTCTGGCGTGGCGTATGCCAAGACCATGGCCTTATGCCTAGGTGGCGGTATTACCGAGGCGGTGGCGTCCGATGTGAGTCCCGCTGCCGGCACCAGCGAAACGCTCTGGCAGAAATGGCTACAGGATCCTGATAGCCCTCCCTATCGCGCGTTGTTGATGCGTGACCGTGCGTTGTTGGCCGGGCTGCTTCCCAGCTTTTCCGACGTCACCAACTGGAATGACAGCGACAAGCTCTACGGCATGCTGAGCAAGATCATTGCGAGCGACGACGCCGGCTTGCGCATGCGCAACACCCTCAAGCAGGCCATTGCCGAAACCCAAGGCGCGCTCAACGCCGCCAGCCAACGCTTGTCGCCCAATTTGCCACCTGGCATTCAGACCGCCGTGCGGCACCTGAACAGTGCAACCCAGTTCCTGTACAACGGCGTGCACCTCATCGAGCTGGAAGTGAAGATGAAGCTGGGCGAGTACTACGCCCTGCAGAGTGCCCATTTACGCGAATTGCAGCACAAGGCCAATGCCTCGATTGCCGAGGCCAGGGACCGGATGCATCGCAACATCGCTGACATCGACATTCATTCGACCAAGGCCTGGAACAAGGTGCGGCCGATCATCCAGCACGGGTTGATGAGCCTGGCCGTGCTGGACCCGCGGTTTACCAACACCATGATTCGTGTCTCGGTGTGGGTCGAGGGTACCGCGGCGGACGTGCATGGTCGGTTGTTTGAGGAAGCCAACATGAAGGTAACTCAGGCAAGCAGCTTGGCGCAGCGTACCTTGGTGGAGGTCTCGGTCGCGGCGGGGACGCTCGAGTCGAATGCGCGAAAGGTGTTGCAGGGCATGCGTATTACTTCGCAGCAGGCGGCGCAGTTGGTGCGAACCGCGTTTCGCGGCTTGCGGGGTGTGGCGGGAAGCTGGGAAGTACTGCTGGCGATTGGAGGGCTGTACTTGCAATCCGACAGCCTCGCCAGAAATCAGGAAAAAGCGGAAGTGGAGATTGGGTCCAAGGCGCATGAGGCCAAACTGGCGTTGCAGGGTTCGCTATTGGGGATATTGGGCGGGCAGATTGAGTTGATCGGACTCATAACGCGGTCCGGCGCCGGCAACATACATAGGCCATGGGCTAAGGGAGCTGCTGTCACTGGACAGGCAATAATAAAAATCGGTGCTGTACTGAGCACAGTCGCAGGGGTCTTTGACACGGCACAAGCGATTCTGGCAAGACAACGCACTTTGGCCACTGGCGACAGTACAGCTGCACGGCAATATAGAATTGCAGTTTCAGCGTACGGCTTGGGCACAGTGGCGTTTGCGTTTGCAGTTTTCAGGCCTTTAGTATTTGGACCGTTGGGGCTAGCAGTCACATTAACGCTAGTCGCCTACGAGTTTAGCAAGCGAGCAGAAAACAACGAATCAACTGCTCTCGAACGCTGGGCGCGTCGTTGCTATTTTGGGCTTGCTAATGAAACACCTTCCATACACTGGAATGCTCCGGAATTTTCAGACATAGCATTCGCTGAGCTCAATGCTGCGACGTTGGGTGTGCAGGCAAGGCTAAATTTTGAGTCAAGTATGGCTACGGATCCTACACTCCCAAGAATAGGAGGGTTGGTCAGCTTGAACACGGTGCAACAGCTCAAGTTTCTCGTTGCATTACCCAAGTTCAATAAAGCGAAATCCGCATATCGCTGGAAATTGATAGCACATCGTGTCGGTGATGGAGCGTTTCCAGATTATGTTGGCGGAGAAAGTATTGCTTCGGGTGATTACTTTTCGCACCCAATAAGGCCACTTTCCCCGTCATCCTCTTTTTCTAAGTTTACACCCCCGCGACATCCAGACTATGTGAGTGATTTTTCCACTGATGAATATCAAAGACCTTATCCCGGTGAAGATGGCGGTGTTTTTCAGCTTGAGATTTCAGGAGTTGTGCCGCTAGCACCTACGATTGGGAGCCACAGCTTAAGCGCCGCCACCCTGCTGGTTATGTATTGGCCTGACCGCAATTTGCCGGACGCCTATATTGAAGTTTGTTCTCGAGGAATGAATGAATGA
- a CDS encoding DUF6708 domain-containing protein, with protein MPRDEPIRFNRLRRKIYIYEYRFDRVFIFSRKRWGVQPVAYNWDDVTAEVYRIYAPGHGGLIENVMLSVRNPETDEVIDRVFFTHTLNEGEAYWAIARLFMQQGPEALPKFVHPPRDWNDDDGLSHMHCLAPKVQWPTEIDLESRTAPATDEVS; from the coding sequence TTGCCCAGAGATGAACCCATTCGCTTCAATCGCCTGCGTCGAAAAATCTACATCTACGAATACCGCTTCGACCGCGTCTTCATCTTCAGCCGCAAGCGCTGGGGTGTCCAACCCGTCGCCTACAACTGGGACGACGTCACCGCCGAGGTCTACCGAATCTACGCCCCTGGCCATGGTGGCCTGATCGAAAACGTCATGCTGTCAGTCCGTAATCCTGAGACTGACGAAGTCATAGATCGTGTCTTCTTCACTCATACCCTGAATGAGGGCGAGGCGTACTGGGCCATCGCCCGGCTCTTCATGCAACAAGGCCCTGAAGCCCTGCCCAAGTTCGTGCACCCACCCCGCGACTGGAACGATGACGATGGCCTGAGCCACATGCATTGCTTGGCCCCGAAAGTCCAGTGGCCAACGGAAATCGACCTTGAGTCTCGCACTGCGCCAGCAACGGATGAGGTCTCCTGA
- a CDS encoding amino acid permease: MSAQSSQQLKRGLSTRHIRFMALGSAIGTGLFYGSASAIKLAGPSVLLAYLIGGAAIYMMMRALGEMAVHNPVSGSFGHYASQYLGRYFGFLTGWSYAFSMLVVCLADVTAFGVYMGLWFPEAPAWIWVLGIVLFIGALNLCSVKVFGEMEFWLSLLKVTAIVAMIVAGGAVLLLGIQLNDGAGTVAGISNLWSHGGFFPNGIGGMIASFTVVMFAFGGVEMIGITAGEAKDPKRVLPKAINSVPLRILLFYILTLFVLMAIYPWTGIGSHGSPFVQIFSGLGISSAATVLNIVVISAAVSAINSDIFSAGRMMYGMAQNGQAPAGFASLSRFGVPWMTVAVMGVALLLGVVLNYLVPEGLFLVLAAVVTFSIVWVWLMILLSQVAMRRGMSKEEVAALDYRVPLWPVGPACAIAFMVFIFGVLGWFPASRTALYVGVGWLVLLSLGYWLWGVRTPRPVSASA, encoded by the coding sequence ATGAGCGCTCAATCTTCACAACAGCTGAAGCGGGGTCTCTCTACCCGGCATATTCGCTTCATGGCATTAGGTTCTGCTATCGGTACGGGGCTGTTCTATGGCTCGGCATCGGCAATAAAACTGGCAGGGCCATCAGTGTTGCTCGCCTATTTGATAGGGGGTGCAGCCATTTACATGATGATGCGCGCCCTTGGCGAAATGGCAGTTCATAACCCGGTGTCAGGCTCGTTCGGCCACTATGCCAGCCAATACCTGGGCCGCTATTTTGGCTTTCTGACTGGTTGGAGCTACGCGTTCTCCATGTTGGTGGTGTGCCTGGCAGACGTGACGGCGTTTGGCGTCTACATGGGGCTGTGGTTCCCCGAGGCACCCGCCTGGATCTGGGTGCTTGGAATAGTGCTCTTCATCGGGGCGCTGAACCTGTGTAGCGTGAAAGTGTTCGGCGAGATGGAGTTCTGGCTGTCGTTGCTCAAGGTGACCGCTATCGTTGCCATGATTGTGGCAGGCGGGGCCGTGCTGCTGTTGGGCATCCAGCTGAACGACGGGGCAGGCACCGTTGCCGGCATCTCGAACCTGTGGAGCCACGGCGGGTTCTTCCCTAATGGCATCGGTGGGATGATTGCTTCGTTCACCGTTGTGATGTTCGCTTTTGGCGGGGTGGAAATGATCGGCATCACTGCAGGCGAGGCAAAGGACCCGAAGCGCGTGCTGCCGAAGGCGATCAACTCGGTGCCTCTGCGTATTCTGCTGTTCTATATCCTGACCCTGTTCGTGCTCATGGCCATTTACCCCTGGACCGGCATTGGCAGCCACGGTAGCCCATTCGTTCAGATATTCAGTGGCCTTGGCATAAGCTCAGCGGCAACTGTGTTGAACATCGTTGTAATTTCCGCTGCGGTATCAGCCATCAATAGCGACATCTTCAGCGCCGGGCGAATGATGTACGGCATGGCTCAAAACGGCCAAGCCCCTGCCGGCTTCGCATCATTGTCGCGTTTCGGTGTGCCGTGGATGACGGTTGCGGTGATGGGCGTCGCTCTGCTGTTGGGCGTGGTATTGAATTACCTGGTACCAGAAGGCTTGTTTCTGGTGCTTGCCGCGGTTGTCACTTTCTCTATTGTCTGGGTCTGGTTGATGATCCTGCTGTCGCAAGTGGCCATGCGGCGGGGCATGAGCAAGGAGGAGGTTGCGGCACTGGATTATCGGGTGCCGCTGTGGCCGGTAGGGCCAGCGTGCGCGATTGCGTTCATGGTGTTCATCTTTGGCGTGCTCGGTTGGTTCCCGGCCAGCCGCACAGCCCTGTATGTCGGGGTTGGCTGGTTGGTCCTTCTGTCTTTGGGCTACTGGCTGTGGGGCGTGCGTACACCGCGACCAGTGTCAGCGAGTGCTTGA